In Natranaerobius trueperi, a single window of DNA contains:
- a CDS encoding heme ABC transporter ATP-binding protein gives MSVSISVNNISFSYPSSKVLKGLSFKVEPGNFVGILGPNGSGKSTLLKNLTSYLEPKKGVITLDDKELSSYHIKELSQKQGVVSQENTINFNFSVSELVAMGRVPYQSRFSRMSVKDKEIVKQAMEQTNCWHLRDRKMFQLSGGEKQRVILARTLAQTPKLLLLDEPTTFLDMGYQKELMDLLKRLNNEANLTIVMVLHDLNLASEYCKELILMDNGEIVTYGTSHEVLTEENLGKVYDTEVAIIKNPVTGSPMVTLPPKKQDVKTLKKELPLKGLKVHIIGGGGKGEEIMSSLYTENCQVSLGVVNLGDSDYEKAGELGFSSVVCEPFSTIDDDSYKRGKKAVSEADVVVLAPVPFGNGNLRNLELLEYAVGQNKPVVLYKIDSKNISDYTKGQAKKALERLTNDLDVVTTIPDLIEWLKNTRP, from the coding sequence GTGTCAGTATCTATTTCAGTTAATAATATATCATTTAGTTACCCGTCTTCAAAAGTACTAAAGGGCCTTTCTTTTAAAGTTGAACCCGGTAATTTTGTTGGAATCCTTGGACCTAATGGTTCAGGTAAAAGTACACTTTTAAAAAATTTAACATCTTATCTAGAGCCTAAAAAAGGTGTTATAACCCTTGATGATAAAGAACTATCTTCATATCATATAAAAGAACTTTCGCAAAAACAGGGAGTAGTTTCTCAAGAAAATACTATTAACTTTAATTTTTCTGTTAGTGAACTAGTAGCTATGGGACGAGTTCCTTATCAGAGTAGATTTTCTCGTATGTCTGTTAAAGATAAGGAAATTGTAAAACAGGCTATGGAACAAACTAACTGTTGGCATTTACGAGATAGAAAAATGTTTCAACTTTCTGGAGGAGAAAAGCAAAGGGTAATATTAGCACGGACTCTTGCACAAACTCCGAAATTATTATTACTAGATGAACCTACTACTTTTTTAGATATGGGTTATCAAAAAGAATTGATGGATTTACTGAAAAGGCTAAATAATGAAGCTAATTTAACTATTGTAATGGTATTGCATGACTTAAATTTAGCTTCAGAATACTGTAAAGAATTAATATTAATGGATAATGGTGAAATAGTTACTTACGGAACTTCTCATGAAGTATTAACAGAAGAAAACTTAGGTAAAGTTTATGATACAGAGGTTGCTATTATTAAAAATCCAGTTACAGGATCACCTATGGTAACCCTACCACCTAAAAAACAAGATGTAAAAACCTTGAAAAAAGAGTTACCTTTAAAAGGACTTAAGGTCCATATAATTGGCGGTGGTGGTAAAGGAGAAGAGATAATGTCTTCTTTATATACAGAAAACTGCCAGGTAAGTTTAGGTGTAGTTAATCTTGGGGATTCTGATTATGAAAAAGCAGGCGAATTAGGCTTTAGTTCTGTAGTATGTGAGCCATTTTCTACGATTGATGATGATAGTTATAAAAGAGGCAAAAAAGCCGTATCAGAAGCTGATGTAGTTGTATTAGCTCCTGTTCCTTTTGGAAATGGTAATTTACGAAATTTAGAACTGTTAGAATATGCTGTAGGACAAAATAAACCTGTTGTGTTATATAAAATTGATTCAAAGAATATAAGTGATTACACTAAAGGACAAGCAAAAAAAGCTTTAGAAAGATTAACAAATGATTTAGATGTAGTAACAACTATTCCTGACTTAATTGAATGGCTGAAAAACACCCGGCCGTAA
- a CDS encoding protease complex subunit PrcB family protein — MKYIIILTILVSGLLLFTGFIVEEDKAEIAFSKELKSIESEVYTFQVNNKTVQTSDSEFQLSVEPFIKDQELYISVFDLVDLINRSIYYDDHIIVKAKNKEFSFDRDTKFIRPSDIFKMLNYSENKSGDQITFSKNDDVSFNKIEKHDLPTIKESGIKTKTQDGNNKLVVITSRGEKSTGGYSTEITQVTTLPYDDKTLLVIAKTEDPDDDKILPQVITYPQDQIIIDSKYQDYNFKLIAI, encoded by the coding sequence ATGAAATATATAATTATATTAACAATTCTTGTTTCAGGTCTCTTATTATTTACAGGCTTTATAGTCGAAGAAGATAAGGCTGAAATAGCTTTTTCAAAAGAACTTAAAAGTATTGAATCTGAAGTTTATACCTTTCAAGTTAATAATAAAACAGTACAAACATCAGATAGTGAGTTTCAATTGTCAGTAGAACCTTTTATAAAAGACCAAGAATTATATATATCAGTCTTTGACTTAGTTGATCTTATAAATAGGAGTATTTATTATGATGATCACATAATAGTAAAAGCTAAAAACAAGGAGTTTAGTTTTGATAGAGATACAAAGTTTATTCGACCATCAGATATATTTAAAATGTTAAACTATAGTGAAAATAAAAGTGGTGATCAAATTACTTTTTCAAAAAATGATGACGTTTCCTTTAATAAAATAGAAAAACATGATTTACCAACCATTAAAGAATCAGGTATTAAAACTAAAACTCAGGATGGTAATAACAAATTAGTAGTAATTACAAGTCGTGGTGAAAAATCAACTGGTGGATATAGCACCGAAATAACACAAGTTACAACTTTACCTTATGATGATAAAACTTTATTAGTTATAGCAAAAACAGAAGATCCTGATGATGATAAAATTCTACCTCAAGTAATTACTTATCCTCAAGATCAAATTATCATTGATTCTAAATATCAAGACTATAACTTTAAATTAATTGCTATCTAG
- a CDS encoding FecCD family ABC transporter permease — MLFKRTTFFIMLFCLLLFTFGIVTAIGVADITIIDTYRIITSYLPGLSTFVEQDWSQGHENIVINLRLPRTLLSLMVGAALSLAGTTYQGLLRNPLADPFTIGVSSGAAVGASIFLLLQGLNSLMLPEFFGLPGFSFIGGMLALIVVYSLARVGGRVPPVTLLLAGVVVSSFLSAVISFLMLISGEDMQGIFFWISGGFNLASWNHVQILFPYLLIAGVIIYFFSRDLNIILLGEESATYLGIPVEKVKKILLIAASLITAASVSVSGMIGFIGLIVPHATRLLLGPDHRVIIPGSMLLGSISLCWMDVFARTMFGPSEIPVGIVTAFIGAPFFLILLKQKRGQFYF; from the coding sequence ATGTTATTTAAACGTACTACTTTTTTTATAATGTTATTTTGTCTTTTACTATTTACCTTTGGAATAGTTACTGCAATTGGTGTAGCTGATATTACTATTATAGATACCTATAGAATAATAACATCATACTTACCCGGATTATCGACTTTTGTAGAACAGGACTGGTCACAAGGTCATGAAAATATAGTAATCAACTTAAGGTTACCACGGACACTCTTAAGTTTAATGGTAGGTGCAGCATTATCTTTAGCTGGGACTACATATCAGGGACTTTTAAGAAATCCATTAGCAGACCCTTTTACAATAGGTGTATCGAGTGGTGCGGCTGTAGGAGCAAGTATTTTTCTATTACTTCAAGGGTTAAATAGTCTTATGTTACCAGAATTTTTTGGGTTACCTGGTTTTAGTTTTATTGGAGGAATGTTGGCACTTATAGTAGTTTATTCACTAGCACGAGTGGGGGGGAGGGTCCCGCCTGTTACTTTATTGTTAGCTGGAGTAGTAGTTAGTTCTTTCTTATCAGCAGTTATTTCTTTTCTAATGCTGATATCAGGTGAGGATATGCAAGGTATCTTTTTTTGGATCTCTGGAGGCTTTAATCTAGCTAGCTGGAACCATGTTCAGATTTTGTTTCCGTATCTTTTAATAGCAGGTGTTATTATATATTTCTTTTCTCGAGATTTAAATATTATCTTATTAGGTGAGGAATCAGCTACTTATCTTGGTATACCTGTTGAAAAGGTCAAGAAAATCTTATTAATAGCTGCATCATTAATTACAGCAGCTAGTGTATCAGTAAGTGGTATGATTGGGTTTATTGGATTAATTGTACCTCATGCTACTAGGTTATTATTAGGGCCTGATCACAGAGTGATTATTCCAGGTTCTATGTTACTTGGAAGTATTTCGCTTTGTTGGATGGATGTGTTTGCTAGAACTATGTTTGGTCCATCAGAAATTCCTGTAGGGATAGTAACTGCCTTTATTGGGGCACCTTTCTTTTTAATTTTATTAAAACAAAAGCGTGGTCAATTTTATTTTTAA
- a CDS encoding EscU/YscU/HrcU family type III secretion system export apparatus switch protein: MSNKTNKATALKYDPDKNLAPQIVASGDGYIADEIIKIAEHEGVFIHKDPKLINTLSKLNLYQEIPEELYQGVAEILAFIHKLETQSSLSEE; encoded by the coding sequence ATGTCTAATAAAACTAATAAAGCAACTGCATTAAAATATGATCCTGATAAAAATTTAGCCCCACAAATAGTTGCTTCAGGAGATGGTTATATTGCAGATGAAATTATAAAAATTGCTGAACACGAAGGTGTATTTATCCATAAAGACCCAAAACTAATTAATACCCTCTCTAAACTAAACCTATATCAGGAAATTCCTGAAGAGTTATATCAAGGAGTAGCTGAAATTTTAGCATTTATACATAAATTAGAAACACAAAGTTCTCTCTCTGAAGAGTAA
- a CDS encoding GNAT family N-acetyltransferase, which translates to MNIKIVDYHPRYLKSIKELFQKSDLYWPGSLFQGITLSTKNIIEYIGSQDIKFLLLAVNPTKNKVLGYLEYTTHPEKYHTGYISLLNVHPEYLRQGIGKQLLEKAISKTVKLGYSRLDLHSCSGNFRAIPLYKKLGFAWINEGKSTKLENYMPLILNFPPFKQLFFEKKWQDMLLPRSELEEDHHPTVNNDILTYKFRDNRSQFEVLLDRKAKGISGFKTKNFNCKVDIDLLENNTKQFSANLTINKSNVNISESEILTSTSVKESKYTHLFTPRKHIVKNKVNNHDIKELNTDFLIEKPDTNTTQCQDINITQTTKIKIDNGAPFNLTTHKTLKAPLEINLTPNPILNLQPNKQTISYLEIKNNHSYIREIHLQIQSSKDIDLYLKNNRHYITKKSDNTISITLLTKNKSTISLPLIISGKDPGLKELTVTASTTPRLLGVWSNCKFNRTFTLPVFNDNSTVVNYTTSSSFRLETSKLLLEVDKTTGGYTLYDKELVQLKENTQDGILLQGSPVKMGPPFWPHEFDKLTPQGYIDSDTITLIFDSKNSPGVQVATHLKLLATGELVKWASCTNHTQNNQSFDLQIKTKVPKHPNMKIIAPLTDGPLIEDYLPGSFPVPKLDFPDAKNKFRDNYYIISCQEKEIICEFPKDTHFSLGDNYLPIIKDRITLKPGQKRISQSLTYHVKSKKRNQLVNGSLHRSGEIRLTPEVKTVITSPRSLQCYLKLRRQKPFTGIYHIFNDDNELIKTKKLSISHTEKPIEKITIPAEKQFSACAKSYTIQLVGDRKQSFLFPVIRLGNNKYNVSIEQKNDKVHINNGTISYNIAPNFAGSIIKLQDKDKNLLYSTYPDKKSFSWFRPFLGGITPFIHTINEDLSQKQLLNVTPTTNQATINLLQRTFQGSTFDYYLSDSKLILSVQYYTLPKSNLLYCLLKVTNLNSKVEEINFGTMVSLNINNEQGEFHPLDKDPFIFPRTYPKTYLTKDFCSIKTPNKALALLAFGHKITLIDSASDGNVISVNNTKVIEPNTTKSLQLLLAFTNTIQEANIYKHLLWKMF; encoded by the coding sequence ATGAACATAAAAATAGTTGACTATCATCCAAGATATCTTAAATCTATAAAAGAATTATTTCAAAAAAGTGATCTCTACTGGCCAGGTAGTCTTTTTCAAGGAATCACTTTATCAACTAAAAATATCATAGAATACATAGGATCACAAGATATAAAATTTCTGTTATTAGCAGTTAATCCAACAAAAAACAAAGTACTTGGTTATTTAGAGTACACAACTCATCCTGAAAAGTATCATACAGGATATATTTCACTCTTAAATGTTCATCCTGAATATTTGCGACAAGGTATCGGTAAACAATTACTAGAAAAAGCTATTTCTAAAACTGTAAAGCTTGGTTACTCGAGATTAGATCTACATTCTTGTAGTGGAAATTTTCGAGCTATTCCTTTATATAAAAAGTTAGGTTTTGCTTGGATAAATGAAGGAAAATCTACTAAACTTGAAAATTATATGCCATTAATATTAAATTTTCCACCTTTCAAACAACTTTTTTTCGAAAAAAAGTGGCAAGACATGCTACTCCCAAGGTCAGAGTTAGAAGAGGACCATCACCCTACAGTAAATAATGATATTCTAACATACAAGTTTAGGGACAATAGATCACAATTTGAAGTTTTGCTAGACAGAAAAGCTAAGGGGATTTCAGGGTTCAAAACGAAAAATTTTAACTGTAAAGTAGATATAGATCTCTTAGAAAATAATACGAAACAATTTTCTGCGAATTTAACCATAAATAAGTCTAATGTTAATATAAGTGAGTCAGAAATACTAACTTCTACCTCTGTTAAAGAATCTAAATATACTCATCTTTTTACCCCAAGAAAACATATAGTCAAAAATAAGGTTAATAATCATGATATTAAAGAACTGAATACAGATTTTCTTATAGAAAAACCGGATACTAATACTACACAATGTCAAGATATAAATATTACCCAAACTACAAAAATAAAAATTGATAATGGAGCTCCCTTTAATTTAACAACTCATAAAACATTAAAAGCTCCTCTAGAAATAAATCTAACCCCTAATCCTATATTGAATTTACAACCAAATAAACAAACTATTTCTTATCTAGAGATAAAGAATAATCATTCTTATATCAGAGAAATCCATTTACAAATACAATCATCAAAGGATATAGATCTTTATTTAAAGAACAACCGACATTATATTACTAAAAAAAGTGATAACACTATCTCTATAACTTTACTGACAAAAAATAAAAGTACTATCTCACTCCCCCTAATTATTTCAGGAAAAGACCCTGGTCTTAAAGAGCTGACTGTCACCGCCAGTACAACGCCTAGATTACTAGGTGTATGGTCTAACTGTAAGTTTAATAGAACTTTTACATTACCTGTTTTCAATGATAATAGTACAGTTGTTAATTATACTACTTCTAGTAGTTTCAGATTAGAAACTTCTAAATTGTTATTAGAAGTAGATAAAACTACTGGAGGGTATACTTTATACGATAAAGAACTTGTGCAGTTAAAAGAAAACACACAAGATGGTATTTTATTACAAGGTTCACCAGTTAAAATGGGTCCGCCTTTCTGGCCCCATGAATTTGATAAGTTAACTCCACAGGGATATATAGATTCAGATACAATTACATTAATATTTGATTCTAAAAACTCTCCTGGGGTTCAAGTTGCTACTCATTTAAAACTTTTAGCAACTGGAGAATTAGTAAAATGGGCAAGTTGTACAAATCATACTCAAAATAACCAATCCTTTGATCTCCAAATAAAAACTAAGGTACCTAAACATCCAAATATGAAAATAATAGCACCTTTAACTGATGGACCTCTCATTGAAGATTATTTACCAGGAAGTTTTCCAGTACCTAAATTAGATTTTCCTGATGCTAAAAATAAATTTAGAGATAATTATTATATTATAAGCTGTCAAGAAAAAGAAATCATCTGCGAGTTTCCAAAAGATACACACTTTTCTCTTGGTGATAATTATCTTCCGATAATTAAAGATAGAATTACACTTAAACCAGGTCAAAAACGAATTAGTCAGTCGTTAACCTATCATGTAAAATCTAAAAAAAGAAATCAACTAGTAAATGGAAGCTTACATAGATCTGGAGAAATAAGATTAACACCTGAAGTAAAAACAGTTATAACATCACCACGAAGTTTACAATGTTATTTAAAATTACGACGCCAAAAACCTTTTACTGGAATATATCATATATTTAATGATGATAATGAATTAATAAAAACAAAAAAACTTAGCATTTCACATACAGAAAAACCTATAGAAAAAATCACAATACCAGCAGAAAAACAGTTTAGTGCTTGTGCCAAGAGCTATACTATTCAATTAGTGGGCGATCGAAAACAATCATTTTTATTTCCTGTTATTCGGTTAGGCAATAATAAATATAATGTCTCTATAGAACAAAAAAATGATAAAGTTCATATTAATAATGGTACTATTTCATATAATATAGCACCTAACTTTGCAGGGTCAATTATAAAATTACAAGACAAAGATAAAAATCTGTTATATTCAACATATCCTGATAAAAAAAGTTTTTCTTGGTTTAGACCATTTTTAGGAGGGATAACTCCATTTATCCATACTATTAATGAAGATCTGTCACAAAAACAGTTATTAAATGTAACTCCTACTACAAATCAGGCGACAATAAACTTACTACAAAGAACCTTTCAAGGCTCAACATTTGATTATTATTTATCTGATAGCAAACTCATCTTATCAGTTCAATATTATACACTACCTAAAAGTAACTTATTATATTGTCTACTAAAGGTTACTAACTTAAATAGTAAAGTTGAAGAAATAAATTTTGGAACGATGGTATCATTAAATATTAATAATGAACAAGGTGAATTTCACCCGTTAGATAAAGATCCTTTTATATTTCCTAGAACTTATCCTAAAACTTATTTAACCAAGGATTTTTGTAGTATCAAAACTCCAAATAAAGCTTTAGCATTACTCGCTTTTGGACATAAAATAACTCTTATAGATAGTGCTAGTGATGGAAATGTAATTAGTGTGAATAACACAAAGGTTATTGAACCAAACACTACTAAATCTCTTCAATTACTCTTAGCTTTTACAAATACAATACAAGAAGCGAATATCTATAAGCATTTATTGTGGAAAATGTTTTAA
- a CDS encoding stage II sporulation protein M: MTMIDSFIRNLKPFKLWLKLSTLIFFGSALVFGVFSFLFPDVIINAFHGYFGEIEQMGDKIFGTNPFYGTAVLFWNNFTAVLVMIFMGIILALPTFFALLVNGGALGVLASILTLQGENPLVFYGLGILPHGIFEVPAILIAGGLGLKIGYQILFPPEGINRGSNLKNNIKAGIKILPGIIIMLAVAAVIEIFITPFMLGLVAEI; the protein is encoded by the coding sequence ATGACAATGATCGATAGCTTTATCAGAAATTTAAAACCTTTTAAACTTTGGCTTAAACTTTCTACATTAATTTTTTTTGGAAGTGCTTTAGTATTTGGAGTATTTTCCTTTTTATTTCCAGATGTTATCATTAATGCTTTTCATGGATATTTTGGTGAAATAGAACAAATGGGTGACAAAATTTTTGGAACTAATCCGTTCTATGGTACAGCGGTTCTATTTTGGAATAATTTTACTGCTGTATTAGTCATGATATTTATGGGAATTATCTTAGCTCTACCGACTTTCTTTGCTTTATTAGTAAATGGTGGTGCCCTTGGAGTACTAGCTTCAATTCTAACACTACAAGGTGAAAATCCCCTTGTTTTCTATGGCCTTGGGATCTTACCGCACGGAATTTTTGAAGTCCCGGCAATTTTAATAGCTGGTGGTTTAGGACTAAAAATAGGTTATCAAATATTATTTCCTCCTGAAGGTATAAATCGTGGTTCAAATTTAAAAAATAATATCAAGGCTGGAATCAAAATACTACCAGGTATCATAATAATGTTAGCAGTAGCGGCGGTGATAGAAATCTTTATCACACCCTTTATGCTTGGGTTAGTTGCAGAAATCTAA
- a CDS encoding AbrB family transcriptional regulator → MYNIFGLLLLYSLGVLGWKIGDKLNIPAAPVLGGILIVGTLRIMGIDLPYLPDSIVFLLQIALGVMVGAKFDRDAFRSLRLIALPAIIISSWAVIITLLFGYIIAMISPLDIVTGILGSSIGGLPEMTILAHDTQADAITMVLFHVFRILATMMIFPPIIRYIQLKNKSMGTDNFKKSITSEKNPPLRIERLVLTFVAAGLFGGLLIYLGVPAGGLVGGLIFIVVATYLDIPIQVPPSHTLSWFLVGIGLMVSNQFSPETLELILSGDLIIPLLFSVVFTLGSSLLVSYGIYKLTGWDYIVCFLASAPAGFTVMTGLALKEGYDPIKVSLLHLSRLVTLKLVIPFLFMIFY, encoded by the coding sequence ATGTATAATATCTTTGGTTTATTATTATTATATTCTCTAGGTGTTTTAGGATGGAAAATTGGTGACAAATTAAACATTCCTGCTGCTCCCGTCTTGGGAGGGATATTAATAGTAGGAACTCTTAGAATTATGGGTATAGACTTACCATACTTACCAGATTCTATTGTTTTTTTATTACAAATTGCACTTGGTGTTATGGTAGGTGCTAAGTTTGACAGAGATGCTTTTAGATCACTTAGATTGATAGCACTTCCGGCTATTATAATCTCAAGTTGGGCAGTTATAATCACCTTATTATTTGGTTATATAATTGCTATGATTAGTCCACTAGATATTGTTACGGGTATATTAGGTTCAAGTATAGGTGGACTTCCTGAAATGACTATTTTAGCCCATGATACACAGGCTGATGCAATTACTATGGTGCTATTTCATGTATTTCGGATCCTAGCTACTATGATGATCTTCCCACCTATTATTAGATATATACAGTTAAAGAACAAGAGTATGGGTACAGATAATTTTAAAAAATCAATCACAAGTGAAAAAAACCCTCCACTTAGAATTGAACGATTAGTTCTTACATTTGTAGCTGCAGGGTTATTTGGTGGTTTGTTAATATACTTAGGTGTTCCGGCAGGTGGTTTAGTTGGGGGACTAATCTTTATCGTAGTAGCAACATATCTAGATATTCCTATACAAGTACCACCATCACATACACTTAGTTGGTTTTTAGTTGGGATAGGTTTGATGGTTAGTAATCAATTTTCACCAGAAACACTTGAGTTAATTCTCTCTGGGGATCTTATAATACCACTTTTATTTTCGGTAGTATTTACCTTAGGCTCTTCTTTACTAGTTTCCTATGGTATTTATAAACTTACTGGTTGGGATTATATTGTATGTTTTTTAGCTAGTGCTCCTGCAGGTTTTACAGTAATGACAGGCTTAGCACTAAAAGAGGGTTATGATCCTATTAAAGTTTCACTTTTACATTTAAGTAGATTAGTAACATTAAAATTAGTTATTCCTTTCTTATTTATGATATTTTATTAA
- a CDS encoding ABC transporter substrate-binding protein, whose translation MLHKKLFVMVIIIVIASVTIIACDGQDEVDTDSIKTVTDGLGNEVSFKNQPETVVTMMPNLTEIVYALGLEDNILGVSNWCDYPIEAIEKPKVGDAMDLDVEKIVSLEPDIVLMGAGETMGEVQDKLAEMDIDTMVYDPKNIDEILEMIDTLGELFDQTEEAAELLDEFESKHDDLIEKTQEIDEFPSVFLLLDTNSLYTVGDGEFMSEVIELAGANNIASKKDEGYFVLNQEILIEKDPNYIITTFPDTNVLEDMGALSELTAVKEDKVVEVDGDLLSRPGPRIIDGAFELFELLHE comes from the coding sequence GTGTTACATAAGAAACTTTTTGTTATGGTCATTATAATCGTGATTGCTAGTGTTACTATTATTGCTTGTGATGGGCAAGATGAAGTAGACACTGATAGTATTAAAACTGTAACAGATGGTCTTGGGAATGAAGTCTCTTTTAAAAATCAACCAGAGACAGTTGTTACTATGATGCCAAATCTAACTGAAATAGTTTATGCACTGGGATTAGAAGATAATATCTTAGGGGTTTCTAACTGGTGTGATTACCCAATTGAAGCAATAGAAAAACCTAAAGTAGGAGATGCTATGGATTTAGATGTTGAAAAGATTGTTTCACTAGAACCTGATATTGTATTAATGGGTGCTGGTGAGACCATGGGTGAAGTTCAAGATAAATTAGCTGAAATGGATATTGACACCATGGTTTATGACCCAAAAAATATTGATGAAATTTTAGAGATGATTGACACATTAGGTGAATTATTTGATCAAACCGAAGAGGCAGCAGAACTATTAGATGAGTTTGAAAGTAAACATGATGATTTAATAGAAAAAACACAAGAAATAGATGAGTTCCCATCAGTATTTCTCTTGTTAGATACTAATTCGTTATATACTGTAGGAGACGGTGAATTTATGTCAGAAGTTATAGAATTAGCTGGTGCTAATAATATAGCATCAAAAAAGGACGAAGGTTATTTTGTACTAAACCAAGAAATTTTAATAGAGAAAGATCCTAATTATATTATAACAACTTTTCCTGATACGAATGTATTAGAAGATATGGGAGCACTTTCTGAGTTAACTGCCGTTAAAGAAGATAAAGTAGTTGAAGTTGATGGAGACTTATTAAGTCGCCCTGGACCACGAATTATAGATGGAGCTTTTGAATTATTTGAGTTACTCCATGAGTAA
- a CDS encoding rubrerythrin family protein, which produces MENNITANKVRSAYGGESQAYMRYQVWGQKAKEEGYPNIARLFKGIAYAEEVHANNHFKVLGDLEGDFLVASMAGFGLKDTRTNLEGAKAGEDFEIHEMYPAYLRIAEMQNESQAKQSFKWALEAEKVHSTLFQKAIEAVDNNTDLEFDEVSICGQCGFTTTEGTPEKCPICGVSKERFRTY; this is translated from the coding sequence GTGGAAAATAACATTACAGCTAATAAGGTGAGATCTGCATATGGTGGCGAAAGTCAAGCTTATATGCGCTATCAAGTTTGGGGACAAAAAGCAAAAGAAGAAGGCTATCCTAATATAGCTAGACTATTTAAAGGTATAGCATATGCTGAAGAAGTTCATGCTAATAATCATTTCAAAGTCTTAGGTGATTTAGAGGGTGATTTTCTAGTAGCATCAATGGCAGGCTTTGGCCTAAAGGATACTAGAACAAATCTAGAAGGAGCTAAAGCAGGAGAGGATTTTGAAATCCATGAAATGTATCCAGCTTATTTAAGGATTGCAGAAATGCAAAATGAGTCTCAAGCAAAACAAAGCTTTAAATGGGCATTAGAAGCTGAAAAAGTTCATAGTACTCTATTTCAAAAAGCTATTGAAGCTGTTGATAATAACACTGATCTTGAATTTGATGAAGTGAGTATTTGTGGTCAATGTGGATTTACTACAACTGAAGGCACACCTGAAAAATGTCCTATTTGTGGTGTTAGTAAAGAAAGGTTTAGAACTTATTAG
- a CDS encoding TIGR01906 family membrane protein, with the protein MKLTSEQRKKGILLFLTGLFILNVVFFINFALVVFDFSHYKVQFEELDRVEFTKITEPELYRITGEILEYLKLARDDIDIIAVIDGEKEQLFTERELIHMDDVRELFKNGYIILGISIILLFSFGYFSVIYFKRKLNLDNKVLSAAIVTKWSSLIGVVIMASLGIIFYLGFDFWYDQLHIWMFDNDYWLLNPDTHNLIRIFPVPFFYNTITRIITRTLGHMVLIIFISLAIEKYRSQRAV; encoded by the coding sequence TTGAAGTTAACCTCAGAGCAAAGAAAAAAAGGTATATTACTTTTTTTAACTGGTCTATTTATTTTAAATGTTGTGTTTTTTATTAACTTTGCATTAGTAGTTTTTGATTTTTCTCACTATAAAGTACAATTTGAAGAACTTGATCGTGTTGAATTTACTAAAATAACGGAACCTGAATTGTATCGAATAACAGGTGAGATATTAGAGTATTTAAAACTAGCAAGAGATGATATAGATATTATTGCAGTAATTGATGGTGAAAAAGAACAGTTATTTACTGAACGAGAGTTAATTCATATGGATGATGTTCGTGAACTTTTTAAAAATGGATATATCATATTAGGGATAAGTATTATATTACTTTTCTCTTTTGGATATTTTAGTGTGATTTATTTTAAAAGAAAGCTTAACTTAGATAACAAAGTTCTCTCTGCAGCTATAGTAACAAAATGGAGTAGTCTTATTGGAGTTGTAATTATGGCTAGTTTAGGAATAATATTTTATTTAGGTTTTGATTTTTGGTATGATCAGCTCCATATTTGGATGTTTGATAATGATTATTGGTTATTAAACCCTGATACACATAATCTAATTCGGATATTTCCAGTTCCATTTTTTTATAATACAATCACTAGAATAATAACAAGAACTTTAGGACATATGGTTTTAATTATATTTATTAGTCTAGCTATAGAAAAATACCGCTCACAACGAGCGGTATAG